A genomic window from Triticum urartu cultivar G1812 chromosome 7, Tu2.1, whole genome shotgun sequence includes:
- the LOC125522201 gene encoding barley B recombinant-like protein D has translation MDNLGHRENGRQRPDPYKALHTQWMMPQRQMKDHHSMNLLALLSERDTAIMERDHALAEKKAAMAERDMAFAQRDSAMAERNAAIVERDNALAALELARTNGFNMNSGNGFNPGSLNGAKNFHHHDQQPHAQSSPLQLADSPYDHAREMHISDAYPISTAPVTAAGKAKKPKKNSSQASPLKRPSGVLRKTKKAGGDWRDAGMSGVGEDPARAASEMKNEWKDQDLGLNQVSFDESSMPAPACSCTGVLRQCYKWGNGGWQSSCCTMSMSMYPLPVMPNKRHARMGGRKMSGSAFTKLLSRLAAEGHDLSASVDLKDHWAKHGTNRYITIR, from the coding sequence TGGATGATGCCCCAAAGGCAAATGAAGGACCACCACAGCATGAACCTCCTAGCACTACTGAGCGAGAGGGACACCGCCATCATGGAGAGAGACCATGCTCTGGCTGAGAAGAAAGCTGCAATGGCTGAGAGAGACATGGCGTTTGCCCAGCGGGACTCTGCAATGGCTGAACGGAATGCTGCAATCGTCGAACGAGACAATGCCCTTGCTGCACTTGAACTAGCCCGTACAAATGGATTTAATATGAACAGCGGAAACGGATTCAACCCAGGATCTCTCAATGGAGCGAAGAACTTCCACCACCACGACCAGCAGCCCCATGCTCAATCATCACCACTGCAACTGGCCGATTCTCCATATGACCATGCGAGGGAAATGCACATATCAGACGCATACCCAATCTCAACAGCCCCGGTGACTGCTGCTGGAAAGGCAAAGAAGCCCAAGAAGAACAGTTCCCAAGCATCTCCACTGAAGAGGCCGTCAGGCGTGCTCCGGAAAACCAAGAAAGCCGGCGGTGACTGGAGAGATGCCGGAATGTCTGGTGTCGGGGAGGATCCAGCTCGCGCCGCTTCTGAGATGAAGAACGAGTGGAAGGACCAAGACCTTGGCCTGAACCAGGTCTCGTTCGACGAGTCGTCCATGCCCGCGCCTGCCTGCTCGTGCACGGGGGTCCTCCGCCAGTGCTACAAGTGGGGCAACGGCGGGTGGCAGTCGTCCTGCTGCACCATGAGCATGTCCATGTACCCGCTCCCGGTGATGCCCAACAAGCGTCATGCCCGCATGGGCGGACGGAAGATGAGTGGCAGCGCCTTCACCAAGCTGCTCAGCCGACTAGCGGCTGAGGGCCACGATCTCTCGGCGTCGGTGGACCTCAAGGACCACTGGGCCAAGCATGGCACGAACAGGTACATCACCATCCGGTAG